In Spinacia oleracea cultivar Varoflay chromosome 5, BTI_SOV_V1, whole genome shotgun sequence, a single window of DNA contains:
- the LOC110785120 gene encoding acetylajmalan esterase-like, whose amino-acid sequence MRQVLLHVVMQSLIFSSILLVSANAATNTHFEAIYQFGDSLSDTGNFVREPTGGNSAYNKLPYGQTIKHPTGRASDGLLIVDYIAMYFHLPQLNPYLATGSDFTHGVNFAVIGATANGGGNSLAKQLGWFKTHLTSTFHNPAAIKERLQKSLILMGEIGGNDFNGPFNEHKSIQEVTKLVPGVVKAIKDAVEEVIGLGAANIVVPGNFPIGCVPIYLVQFATNDTSKYDELQCLKDYNDFSKSYNHQLLQAIQQLQQEHPDVAIVYADYYSALTLTIRNALNLGIEQDGTKKACCGTGNNPHNFGSQSCGSPGSLVCPDPSKRVNWDGVHMTQQGNKGVADELIKQFVPTLQKHNR is encoded by the exons ATGAGGCAAGTATTATTGCACGTGGTCATGCAATCACTTATTTTCTCCTCAATATTACTCGTTAGCGCAAACGCTGCAACTAATACACATTTTGAGGCCATCTACCAATTTGGTGACTCCCTATCCGACACCGGCAACTTCGTTAGGGAGCCTACCGGAGGAAACTCCGCCTACAATAAACTCCCTTACGGCCAAACCATAAAACACCCAACGGGTCGTGCATCCGATGGGCTTCTTATTGTGGATTACATTG CAATGTACTTCCATCTACCTCAATTGAACCCATATCTTGCCACCGGAAGTGACTTCACGCATGGTGTGAATTTCGCCGTAATTGGCGCTACTGCTAATGGTGGAGGAAATTCTTTGGCTAAGCAACTTGGTTGGTTTAAAACTCACCTTACCTCAACCTTCCATAATCCAGCAG CAATCAAAGAAAGACTCCAAAAGTCATTAATTCTAATGGGAGAAATTGGAGGCAATGACTTCAATGGTCCGTTCAATGAACACAAATCAATACAAGAAGTAACCAAGCTTGTCCCCGGAGTTGTAAAAGCCATCAAAGACGCGGTTGAG GAAGTGATTGGCCTTGGGGCTGCTAATATTGTAGTGCCAGGAAACTTTCCAATCGGTTGTGTGCCTATTTACCTTGTTCAATTCGCCACAAATGACACCTCAAAATATGATGAACTCCAATGCCTGAAAGACTACAATGACTTCTCAAAGTCCTACAATCATCAATTGTTACAAGCAATCCAACAATTGCAACAAGAGCATCCGGATGTGGCAATTGTTTATGCAGACTACTATTCTGCATTGACTTTGACTATTAGAAATGCTCTAAATTTAG GGATCGAGCAAGATGGTACCAAAAAGGCTTGTTGTGGAACTGGTAATAATCCTCACAACTTTGGCTCACAAAGTTGTGGTAGTCCAGGATCTCTAGTGTGTCCGGACCCTAGTAAGAGGGTGAATTGGGATGGAGTTCATATGACTCAACAAGGAAACAAAGGTGTTGCAGATGAGTTAATAAAACAGTTTGTACCCACACTTCAAAAACATAATCGGTAA